The genomic stretch ACTCCGAGGGAGAGCCCGGCGTAGGCGGCGGCGGTCAGCGGCTCTGAGACCTTCACGAGGTCGTAGGTCTCCCAGCCGAAGGCCGAAAAGGTGGTGTAGCTGCCGAGGAAGCCGGTAACGAGGAAGAGGCGCGCTTCGCGGGAGAGCGAGCCGCGCTCGGCGAAAAACTCGAGCAGGAGCCCGATGATGAAGCAGCCGGTCACGTTCACCACGAAGGTGCCGAGCGGGAAGTTCCCCCAGGGCCCGGGTTTGAACTGGCTCCCGACGAAGTAGCGAAGGGGCGCCCCGATGACAGCCCCGAGGATGACGTAGAGATAGCTCACCGGCCGGTGCTCCCGTGGCCGCCGGCGCCGCGGGCGGTCGGCGCCAGGTCATCGGAGAGTTCGAACCGGGCCGGGGCGAGCCAGGTGAAGACGAGCTGGGCGATCCGGTCGCCGGGCTGGACGACGTGCTCGATGCCGGGGGCAATGGTGTACATCGTTACCAGCAGTTCCCCCCGGTAGTCGGCATCGATCGTGCCGAAGGTGCACAGGACGCCGTGGCGCGCGAGGCCGCTCCGCGGCCGAACCTGGGCGTCGATGCCCGGCGGGATTTCGAGGGCGATGCCGGTGGGGACGAGCACCGGGCGATTGCCGATCGCGACGGGGCCGGTGATGCAGGCTGAGAGGTCGAATCCGGAGGCGAGTTCAGTGGCGCGGGTGGGAACGCGCGCGCCGTCCCGGAGGAGTTTGACCCGGACCGTGGCGACTTCCACGCAGGGATGGTAGCAGCGAGCGGAGGCAGCGTCAGGGGCGCTTGACTGGCACCGTTTGGGTGGCCACCATGTGGCCACGAAGGACGATGACCATTCGCACAATCGGCGTTCGGCAGTTGAAGAACGAGGCGACCCAGGTGGTCCGCGCCGTGCGGGAGGAGCGGGTCGTGTACGTGATTACCGTCAACGGCAGCCCGGTGGCAACGCTCCGGCCGTATTCCGACCGCGACATCGCGGGAGTCGACCGGGGTGAGGCGGAGGCAGAGATCGCGGCGATCGAGCGGCTGGCTGCTGCAGTCGGCGAGGCGTGGCTGACGATGCCCTCGCTGTCGGGCCCGGGGGGCGAGCGCTGATGGCAACGCTCGACGCCAGCGTGTTCGTTTCGCTCTTCAACGCGCGGGACCGGCAGCACGAGACGACCGTTGCGTGGCTGCGCGAGGCGCTGGCGGAGGGCGAGCCGCTGCGCGCACCAGTCATTGCCCTGGCTGAAGTGTCGGCGGCTATCGCCGCGGGAACGGGCGACAG from Tepidiforma thermophila encodes the following:
- a CDS encoding type II toxin-antitoxin system prevent-host-death family antitoxin, encoding MTIRTIGVRQLKNEATQVVRAVREERVVYVITVNGSPVATLRPYSDRDIAGVDRGEAEAEIAAIERLAAAVGEAWLTMPSLSGPGGER
- the dut gene encoding dUTP diphosphatase, coding for MEVATVRVKLLRDGARVPTRATELASGFDLSACITGPVAIGNRPVLVPTGIALEIPPGIDAQVRPRSGLARHGVLCTFGTIDADYRGELLVTMYTIAPGIEHVVQPGDRIAQLVFTWLAPARFELSDDLAPTARGAGGHGSTGR
- the crcB gene encoding fluoride efflux transporter CrcB; the encoded protein is MSYLYVILGAVIGAPLRYFVGSQFKPGPWGNFPLGTFVVNVTGCFIIGLLLEFFAERGSLSREARLFLVTGFLGSYTTFSAFGWETYDLVKVSEPLTAAAYAGLSLGVGVLAVWAGAAVARAIG